The proteins below come from a single Methanobacterium sp. genomic window:
- a CDS encoding dihydroorotate dehydrogenase electron transfer subunit — MHVPKTVEIKRVIEETKTVKTFIFDFDTENVKPGQFMMVWNFKDEKPMSISLIDPINDKIGITMKKIGPFTEAVCSLKAGDKLGLRGPYGRGFEIAGSNILAVGGGVGMAPISAFVHECLRRGVNVDVISAATTKDELLFTEQLKSTDITAYACTDDGTYGFCGFATEFMEKIIEKKDYDMVVTCGPEVMMKGVFDIIDKLKIPAQFSLERYMKCGFGICGQCCVDDIGWRVCVEGPVFWSDEVRLITEFGKYRRDAAGMKHKI, encoded by the coding sequence ATGCACGTTCCGAAAACTGTTGAAATAAAAAGAGTTATTGAAGAAACAAAAACTGTAAAGACATTTATTTTTGACTTCGACACGGAAAATGTTAAACCCGGGCAGTTCATGATGGTCTGGAACTTTAAGGACGAAAAACCAATGTCCATATCCTTAATTGATCCCATCAATGACAAAATAGGTATAACCATGAAAAAGATCGGCCCATTTACAGAAGCTGTTTGCTCACTAAAAGCAGGGGACAAGCTTGGTTTAAGAGGTCCCTATGGTCGTGGTTTTGAAATAGCTGGCTCAAATATACTTGCAGTTGGAGGGGGTGTTGGAATGGCTCCAATTTCAGCATTTGTACATGAATGCTTGCGGAGAGGAGTTAATGTTGATGTTATAAGTGCAGCGACCACAAAAGATGAGCTTTTATTTACAGAACAACTTAAATCCACAGATATTACTGCATATGCATGTACAGACGACGGAACCTATGGTTTCTGTGGTTTTGCCACCGAATTCATGGAGAAAATAATTGAAAAGAAGGATTATGATATGGTGGTTACCTGTGGGCCTGAAGTAATGATGAAAGGAGTATTTGATATCATTGATAAACTTAAAATTCCTGCTCAGTTTTCACTGGAACGCTACATGAAATGTGGATTTGGAATTTGTGGGCAGTGCTGTGTTGATGATATTGGATGGAGAGTCTGTGTCGAAGGACCTGTTTTTTGGAGTGATGAAGTGAGACTAATAACAGAATTTGGTAAATATAGAAGGGATGCAGCCGGAATGAAACATAAAATATAA
- the hjc gene encoding Holliday junction resolvase Hjc: MNKRGSRVERELVKMLWDADCAAMRAPASGGATKKPLPDIIAGNGRVYLAIEVKTTSANHIYINSRKIIGLKEFSEIFGAEPYLGVKFKNKKWRFVHVDDLIETRGENYKVDVDLAYSAGLEFDELIKKDKQIKFS, from the coding sequence ATGAATAAAAGAGGGTCACGTGTTGAGCGTGAACTGGTAAAAATGCTCTGGGATGCAGATTGTGCTGCTATGAGAGCACCGGCTTCAGGAGGGGCAACAAAAAAGCCGCTTCCAGATATAATTGCAGGTAATGGAAGGGTTTATCTGGCAATTGAGGTTAAAACAACTTCTGCAAATCATATTTATATTAATTCTAGAAAAATCATCGGATTAAAGGAGTTTTCAGAAATCTTTGGGGCAGAACCATATCTGGGTGTTAAATTTAAGAATAAAAAATGGCGTTTCGTCCATGTTGACGATCTTATTGAAACCAGAGGAGAAAATTATAAGGTAGACGTGGATCTGGCGTATAGCGCAGGATTAGAGTTCGATGAGTTGATAAAAAAGGATAAACAGATCAAATTTTCATAG